The following proteins are co-located in the Pomacea canaliculata isolate SZHN2017 linkage group LG10, ASM307304v1, whole genome shotgun sequence genome:
- the LOC112573658 gene encoding uncharacterized protein LOC112573658, whose translation MSATKGFANISTDNPLSVYKYTGRHCPDDSLNISHGSVTIQRSLWSVEGNVTCDDDYFLLQTVITCMDDGNWTSITAQCEKSVWRYPETKINASQVTLAIPGTVVEGWSMCVEGVPTSNNRIDIQIFQGYNINRTVLTSWRFEGYLQVTDSVSGKYGASTNVTNPPFPLVVGTPFFYRLTVNTSTTVHIYMNNVFFYQHVLRYPLSSFSHMNVFGSSVNVTKVEAWCRG comes from the exons GTCGCCATTGTCCGGACGACTCACTTAACATAAGTCACGGGTCAGTGACCATACAGCGGTCTCTGTGGTCAGTGGAAGGAAACGTCACCTGTGACGACGACTACTTTCTCCTTCAAACTGTGATCACGTGCATGGATGATGGAAATTGGACGTCCATCACTGCTCAGTGTGAGAAGAGTGTCTGGAGATACCCCGAG aCAAAGATAAATGCTAGCCAAGTCACTCTTGCCATACCTGGGACAGTGGTCGAAGGCTGGTCGATGTGTGTGGAAGGCGTTCCAACAAGCAACAACAG AATTGATATTCAGATATTTCAAGGCTATAACATCAATCGCACGGTCCTAACGAGTTGGAGGTTTGAAGGTTACCTGCAGGTCACTGACAGTGTCAGTGGAAAATATGGAGCATCCACTAATGTGACCAACCCTCCCTTCCCTCTGGTGGTCGGAACACCATTTttctacagactgacagtgaACACCTCAACAACCGTGCAT aTTTACATGAACAACGTCTTCTTCTATCAACATGTTCTGAGGTATCCTCTCTCCTCATTCTCTCACATGAACGTTTTCGGGTCTAGCGTCAACGTGACGAAAGTAGAGGCATGGTGCAGAGGTTGA